The Choloepus didactylus isolate mChoDid1 chromosome 16, mChoDid1.pri, whole genome shotgun sequence genomic interval aaagaaaaatactggaTATAATACCTGACTCTAAAGAAGATGAAAACCCGGTAATTAATGAAGTAATAAATTCTCCCAAAGGAAAAAAACGCAAAGTAGAGCATCAGACAGCTTATATTTGTAGTTCTCAGAACAAACAAGAATCTGAAAAGTGTCTTCAGAAGACTGATAGAAAAGAGGATATAAAACCTGTGCCTGTAACAACTTCTGAGGTAAAAAGATCAAACATGGCTGCTTCATTGGTCTCTAAAAAAAGTGAGAAGGCCAAGTCAGTTAATACCCAAGTGAATGCTTGTGCAAAATCCCAAAAATGTCCACAGCCATCAGTGCCTGAACAAAGCATAGAAAATGAGCTGGAGCAAGCAAGAAAGAGCAAACGAGGTAGCATTCTCCAGCTCTGTGAAGAAATTGCTGGTGAAATTGAGTCTGATACTGTTGAGGTAAAAAGAGAATCTTCACAAATGGAAGCTACAAAAGAGGAGAAgcctacagaaataaaattggAGGAGACTGATGTTGAAAGACAAATACTTCATCAGAAGGAAACAAATCAGGGTGTTCAGTGTAATCGTTTCTTCCCCAGTAGGAAAACAAAGCCTGTGAAATGTATACTAAATGGAATAAACAGCTCAACTAAGAAGAATTCCAACTGGACTAAAATTAAACTCTCGAAATTCAACTCTGTACAGCAAAATAAATTGGACTCTCAAGTTTCCCCTAAATTGGGCTTGTTAAGAACCAGTTTTTCACCACCAGCTTTAGAAATGCATCATCCAGTGACTCAAAGTACATTTTTAGGGACAAAACCACATGATGAGAAAAACATAACTTGCCAtcatgaaaaaatgaaagaaattaattctcaagaagttaaaaataatgatattacAGTTGAAATTAATAAAACCACAGAAGGGGATCCTGAAAATTGTCATTTGGATAATCAGATAAAACCTTCTACTGAACCACCATTGGATAATCAGATGAATCATTCTTTTGAATCAACACCAGTTAAGGTAATCCATTTTTATTATGCATAGTAAATGTGCctgagtacttttttttttttattttttaatcatcattttattgagatatattcacataccacgcagtcatacaaaacaaattgtactttcgattgtttacagtaccattacatagttgtacattcatcacctaaatcaatccctgacaccttcattagcacacacacaaaaataacaagaataataattagagtgaaaaagagcaattgaagtaaaaaagaacactgggtacctttgtctgtttgtttgcttcccctacttttctacacatcgatccataaactagacaaagtggagtttggtccttatggcattcccaatcccactgtcacccctcataagctacatttttatacaactgtcttcgagattcatgggttctgggttgtagtttaatagtttcaggtatccaccaccagctaccccaattctttagaacctaaaaaaggttgtctaaagtgtgcgtaagagtgcccaccagagtgatctctcggctcgttttggaatctctctgccactgaagcttatttcatttcctttcacatcccccttttggtcaagaagatgttctccatcccacgatgccgggtctacattcctccccgggagtcatattccacgttgccagggagattcacttccctgggtgtctgatcccacgtaggggggagggcagtgatttcacctttcaagttggcttagccagagagagagggccacatctgagcaacaaagaggcattcaggaggagactcttaggcacaaatacagggaggcctagcctctcctttgcagcaaccgtcttcccaagggtaaaacttatggtagagggctcaacccatcaaaccaccagtcccctatgtctgtggtcatgttagcaaccatggaggtggggtaggcgaatacccctgcattctccacaggctcctcaagggggcactacatcgttttttttttccttgtttgtcttttttcttttttttttttttttaactttcccttcttttttcaaatcaactgtatgaaaaaaaaaagttaaaaagaaaacaaaaaaaaacaaacatacaataaaagaacatttcaaagagaccatagcaagggagtaagaaaaagacaactaacctaagataactgcttaacttccaacatgtt includes:
- the LOC119511085 gene encoding N-acetyltransferase ESCO1-like, which translates into the protein MSIQQKSKENSSKVIKKNEDKNLEAQNQNSQKNLAKKSGPKETVKSLVKSSSESKINQPELGTCMSTRSAKAASSDQKATKPINSTMMTVKGHSHQESAKKKKSSQKKSIYETLKSNEQLNRRSQRLQQLTEVSTRSLRSREIQSQVQSVKQSLPPTRKEHSSNMQSKSKVKTNKKHVKRKILDIIPDSKEDENPVINEVINSPKGKKRKVEHQTAYICSSQNKQESEKCLQKTDRKEDIKPVPVTTSEVKRSNMAASLVSKKSEKAKSVNTQVNACAKSQKCPQPSVPEQSIENELEQARKSKRGSILQLCEEIAGEIESDTVEVKRESSQMEATKEEKPTEIKLEETDVERQILHQKETNQGVQCNRFFPSRKTKPVKCILNGINSSTKKNSNWTKIKLSKFNSVQQNKLDSQVSPKLGLLRTSFSPPALEMHHPVTQSTFLGTKPHDEKNITCHHEKMKEINSQEVKNNDITVEINKTTEGDPENCHLDNQIKPSTEPPLDNQMNHSFESTPVKVLSNVIRT